One Stenotrophomonas sp. SAU14A_NAIMI4_5 DNA segment encodes these proteins:
- a CDS encoding sulfite exporter TauE/SafE family protein gives MDPVYLLVAVGAIVAGFVQGLSGFAFGMVAMSFWAWGLDPRLAAALSVFGALTGQLLAVFTVRRGFNLRLLLPFVLGGLAGIPLGVLVLPQLDMAWFKALLGGFLAVWCPVMLMVRRLPPITVGGRIGDAVAGMAGGVLSGIGGFAGPVPTLWSTLRGFAKDEQRAVIQNFNLAMLAVTMATYVGNGMITRQMLPYFAIVAPAMLVPTLLGARLYIGISEARFRQIVLGLLTASGIALLCSALPVLLSR, from the coding sequence ATGGATCCGGTTTATCTGCTGGTGGCGGTCGGTGCGATCGTCGCCGGTTTCGTACAGGGCCTTTCCGGCTTCGCCTTCGGCATGGTGGCGATGTCCTTCTGGGCCTGGGGGCTGGATCCGCGGCTGGCCGCTGCGCTGTCGGTGTTCGGCGCGCTGACCGGCCAGCTGCTGGCGGTGTTCACCGTGCGCCGCGGCTTCAACCTGCGCCTGCTGCTGCCGTTCGTGCTGGGTGGGCTGGCCGGCATTCCGCTGGGCGTGCTGGTGCTGCCGCAGCTGGACATGGCCTGGTTCAAGGCGCTGCTGGGTGGGTTTCTGGCAGTGTGGTGCCCGGTGATGCTGATGGTGCGCAGGCTGCCGCCGATCACGGTGGGTGGCCGCATCGGCGACGCCGTGGCCGGCATGGCCGGCGGCGTGCTCAGTGGCATAGGCGGCTTCGCCGGGCCGGTGCCGACGCTGTGGAGCACGCTGCGCGGCTTCGCCAAGGACGAGCAGCGTGCGGTCATCCAGAACTTCAACCTGGCCATGCTGGCGGTGACCATGGCCACCTATGTCGGCAACGGCATGATCACCCGGCAGATGCTGCCGTACTTCGCCATCGTGGCCCCGGCCATGCTGGTGCCGACCCTGCTGGGCGCGCGCCTGTACATCGGCATCAGTGAAGCGCGCTTCCGGCAGATCGTGCTGGGTTTGCTAACCGCGTCCGGCATCGCCCTGCTGTGCTCGGCGCTGCCGGTGCTGCTGTCGCGTTGA
- a CDS encoding flavin reductase family protein — protein sequence MPDTFHSYRPADGHRLPHDPFNAIIGPRPIGWISSCAADGALNLAPYSFFNAFNYTPPIIGFSSQGRKDSLHNIEATGEFVWNLATFDLAEAMNESCRAVAPEVDEFSLAGLTPLASTQVRPPRVAQSPVSMECRCTQIVRLRDAAGQDTNGWLVLGEVVAVHIDARLLVDGIYDTAAADPILRGGGPADYFRVSAEQRFRMFRPA from the coding sequence ATGCCCGACACCTTCCACAGCTACCGTCCCGCCGACGGCCACCGCCTGCCGCACGACCCGTTCAACGCCATCATCGGCCCGCGCCCGATCGGCTGGATCTCCAGCTGCGCCGCCGACGGCGCCCTGAACCTGGCGCCTTACAGCTTCTTCAACGCCTTCAACTACACCCCGCCGATCATCGGCTTCTCCAGCCAGGGGCGGAAAGATTCACTGCACAACATCGAGGCCACCGGCGAATTCGTCTGGAACCTGGCCACGTTCGACCTGGCCGAGGCGATGAACGAAAGCTGCCGCGCGGTCGCGCCGGAGGTCGATGAGTTCAGCCTGGCCGGACTGACGCCGCTGGCGTCCACCCAGGTGCGGCCGCCGCGCGTGGCGCAGAGCCCGGTCAGCATGGAATGCCGCTGCACCCAGATCGTGCGCCTGCGCGATGCCGCCGGCCAGGACACCAACGGCTGGCTGGTGCTGGGCGAGGTGGTGGCGGTGCATATCGATGCGCGGCTGCTGGTCGATGGCATCTACGACACGGCCGCCGCCGATCCGATCCTGCGCGGTGGCGGCCCGGCTGATTACTTCCGGGTCAGCGCCGAGCAGCGCTTCCGCATGTTCCGCCCGGCCTGA
- a CDS encoding Bax inhibitor-1/YccA family protein — MRSGNPALSESTFLDLASGSVVTHPDQAMTLNGTVNKTGILLLLTVLTAAFAWNQSINDYGQVMASAKLYAMGGAIGGLVLALITIFKKEWSPVTAPMYALVEGLFLGAISAVFNMKFPGIVFQAVLLTFGTLFALLFAYRSGLIKATENFKLGVVAATGGIALLYLASFVLGFFNINVPMIHDASWLGIAFSLFVVVVAALNLVLDFDFIETGVAQRAPKYMEWYGAFGLMVTLVWLYVEFLRLLSKIQQR, encoded by the coding sequence TCGACTTTCCTCGACCTGGCCAGCGGCTCGGTGGTGACCCACCCCGACCAGGCGATGACCCTCAACGGCACCGTCAACAAGACCGGCATCCTGTTGCTGCTGACCGTGCTGACCGCCGCCTTCGCCTGGAACCAGTCGATCAACGACTACGGCCAGGTGATGGCCAGCGCCAAGCTGTACGCCATGGGCGGCGCGATCGGCGGCCTCGTGCTGGCGCTGATCACCATCTTCAAGAAGGAATGGTCGCCGGTCACCGCGCCGATGTACGCGCTGGTGGAAGGCCTGTTCCTGGGCGCCATCTCGGCCGTGTTCAACATGAAGTTCCCGGGCATCGTGTTCCAGGCGGTGCTGCTGACCTTCGGCACCCTGTTCGCCCTGCTGTTCGCCTACCGCAGCGGCCTGATCAAGGCCACCGAGAACTTCAAGCTGGGCGTGGTCGCCGCCACCGGCGGCATCGCCCTGCTCTACCTGGCCTCGTTCGTGCTGGGCTTCTTCAACATCAACGTGCCGATGATCCATGACGCCAGCTGGCTGGGCATCGCCTTCAGCCTGTTCGTGGTGGTGGTGGCCGCGCTGAACCTGGTGCTGGATTTCGACTTCATCGAAACCGGCGTGGCCCAGCGCGCGCCGAAGTACATGGAGTGGTATGGCGCATTCGGCCTGATGGTGACCCTGGTCTGGCTGTACGTGGAGTTCCTGCGCCTGCTGTCGAAGATCCAGCAGCGCTGA